One Gossypium hirsutum isolate 1008001.06 chromosome A11, Gossypium_hirsutum_v2.1, whole genome shotgun sequence genomic window carries:
- the LOC107941859 gene encoding homeobox-leucine zipper protein ATHB-12, with protein MLDGEEYREEMGEPFSSVAQVTPTKKKKNKNKRRFSDEQIKSLELMFESETRLEPRKKLQVAKELGLQPRQVAIWFQNKRARWKSKQLERDYTILQANYDLLASKYESLKREKQALLTQLQKLNDLIKKPKEEEQCCGQVNGMRCSEGASDKGETTVKSDSEGQLSLSMGRSEHALGALSDDDSAIRTDYFGLEEEPNLMSMVDPADGSLSSPEDWRSLDSDGLFDQSPCGYQWWDFWS; from the exons ATGTTAGATGGGGAAGAATATAGAGAGGAGATGGGTGAGCCTTTTTCCAGCGTGGCTCAAGTTACACCaactaaaaagaagaaaaacaagaacAAGAGGAGGTTCAGCGATGAACAAATCAAATCTCTGGAATTGATGTTTGAATCGGAAACCAGGCTTGAACCTCGAAAGAAGTTGCAGGTGGCTAAAGAGTTGGGTTTGCAGCCACGACAGGTTGCCATATGGTTTCAGAACAAGAGAGCCAGGTGGAAATCCAAGCAGCTTGAACGAGATTACACCATCCTACAAGCCAATTACGATCTTCTAGCTTCCAAGTACGAAAGTTTAAAGAGAGAAAAGCAGGCCTTACTCACTCAG TTGCAGAAGCTGAACGATTTGATTAAGAAGCCGAAAGAGGAAGAGCAGTGTTGCGGACAAGTTAACGGTATGAGGTGCAGTGAGGGAGCCTCAGATAAGGGAGAGACGACTGTGAAGTCTGATTCAGAAGGGCAGCTTAGTTTATCAATGGGAAGATCGGAACATGCTCTAGGAGCTTTATCGGATGATGATAGTGCCATAAGGACGGATTACTTCGGACTGGAAGAAGAGCCCAACCTTATGAGCATGGTGGATCCAGCTGACGGTTCTTTATCCTCTCCAGAAGATTGGCGTAGTTTAGACTCTGATGGTCTTTTTGATCAGTCCCCTTGTGGTTACCAATGGTGGGATTTTTGGTCTTGA